From Clarias gariepinus isolate MV-2021 ecotype Netherlands chromosome 2, CGAR_prim_01v2, whole genome shotgun sequence, one genomic window encodes:
- the bet1l gene encoding BET1-like protein codes for MADHWNRGHGAVDDMLDAENKRMAENLASKVSRLKSLAYDIDKDADEQNSYLDGMDSNFLSATGLLTGSVKRFSTMVRSGRENRKILCYVSIGLVLTFFVLYYLVRRIQN; via the exons ATGGCTGATCACTGGAACAGGG GACATGGAGCAGTTGATGATATGCTGGACGCAGAAAACAAGCGCATGGCAGAAAATCTCGCAAGTAAAGTATCCAGACTGAAGTCG TTGGCATATGACATTGACAAGGATGCTGACGAACAGAATTCCTACTTGGATGGCATG gaCTCAAATTTCCTCAGTGCAACTGGACTTTTAACAGGCAGCGTGAAGAGGTTTTCCACAATGGTCCGCTCTGGCAGAGAAAATCGCAAGATCCTGTGCTACGTGTCGATAGGCCTGGTCCTGACCTTCTTTGTGCTTTACTATCTGGTCAGAAGAATACAAAACTGA
- the arpp19b gene encoding cAMP-regulated phosphoprotein 19b: protein MSSETEQTVEEATTEEQQEMQDKVVSPEKAEEAKLKARYPHLGAKPGGSDLLRKRLQKGQKYFDSGDYNMAKAKIKNKQLPAAAAEKTEITGDHIPTPQDLPQRKTSLVASKLAV from the exons ATGTCCAGCGAGACCGAGCAGACTGTGGAAGAGGCGACTACCGAGGAGCAGCAG GAGATGCAGGATAAAGTTGTGAGTCCTGAGAAGGCAGAAGAAGCAAAGTTAAAAGCTAGATATCCTCATCTGGGCGCTAAACCAGGAGGCTCAGACCTGCTGAGGAAAAGATTACAGAAAGGG CAAAAGTACTTTGACTCAGGAGATTACAACATGGCCAAGgctaaaataaagaacaaacagCTCCCGGCAGCTGCAGCAGAGAAAACCGAGATCACCGGAGATCACATCCCAACTCCTCAGGACCTGCCCCAAAGGAAGACCTCGCTGGTGGCCAGCAAACTGGCTGTTTGA
- the myo5ab gene encoding unconventional myosin-Va yields MEAPTLYTKYARVWIPDSQEVWRSAKLTKDYRPEGAALQLQLEDGTELEYKLDPRSNNLPPLRNPDVLVGENDLTALSYLHEPAVLHNLRVRFIDSKLIYTYCGIILVAINPYETLPIYGEGIINAYSGQNMGDMDPHIYAVAEEAYKQMTRDERNQSIIVSGESGAGKTVSAKYVMRYFATVSGLSTETSVEDKVLASSPIMEAIGNAKTTRNDNSSRFGKYIEIGFDKNYHITGANMRTYLLEKSRVVFQTTKERNYHIFYQLCASAHLPELEALHLGSAAEFHCTNQGQSFVIDGVNDIQEMQVTRRAFSRLGIGEDQQLDLFQILAAILHLGNVEVTGKGSGNCSISAEDRHLVIFCDLLMVSPEAMARWLCHKKLKTATETFNKPLAKTEAVDGRDALAKHIYARLFTWIVSQINKALYSSIKQHSFIGVLDIYGFETFEKNSFEQFCINYANEKLQQQFNMHVFKLEQEEYLKEDIPWTLIDFYDNKPCINLIEAKLGVLGLLDEECMMPKGSDDSWAQKLYNTHLKKSVHFDKPRMSNKAFIIHHFADRVEYQCEGFLEKNKDTVNEEQINVLKSSKFPLLLELFHEEEKTPSKVAELFRTKMVQVGQSFREHKKSVGLQFRNSLQLLMDTLNGTAPHYVRCIKPNDQKTPFVMDQIRAVQQLRACGVLETIRISAAGFPSRWTYQEFFNRYRVLMKRKEVLSDMKLTCQNVLAQLIQNPNKYQFGKTKIFFRAGQVAYLEKLRAEKLRVACVQIQKTIRCWLARKKYLRLRRAAVTVQRYTRGHQARALYKFLRRTKAAVVIQKYQRRYAARRLYRQRQAAAVLLQRLLRGHEARLRYRQLRYEQKVVVVQRWVRGWLARLHYRRTVQAVVYLQCCVRRKLARRELKRLKIEARSVEHFKQLSVGMEKKIMQLQRKVDEQHKENKQLSERLCAVKSWSLAEIDKLHTQLESLHSVEEEARRFSGQVSALEKELGLTRHELERNRKMLAELKETNCLLKSEKDELNRLIQEQSQKITDQLQETYKEHTEHLQMALNEERTRYQNLLTEHIKLEAQYTDLKSEQEAETYANKLGYLRNDSAFSSNESEYTHCSESEVSIQAQEEEVKGSVDAALLLKLQKRVAELDQEKTNLQREWDCREKQLLQENAKHLEECRRALGAERDYEAQKRQDLEAVNNKLKKDLNELHVSVTAGKGSGLAPAYNLLLEQLSSTSEELEMRKEEVLILRTQLVNLEDFKYKDSAVESNSSNPSRSPTLDLHELNEDGELWMAYEGLKETNRVLESQLQAERLSHTEELEALRTELQLLKEERDRHHLHSDSVKPPQDVGINSALQNEITRLTRHNLELMEQMDNQDKTTRKLKKQLKMYMRKLEESDSTSLDQPSTETRVGETLPEVNILRKERHFQGMLKYRKEDETKLFRTLITDLKPRGVAVSMLPGIPAYILFMCLRHADYTNNDQRVRTLLTNSISSIKSVLKKRSSDFEMVSFWMANTCRFVHCLKQYSGEEVYTKHNSAQQNEQCLLNFDLTDYRQVLSELVMQIYKQLFKCMDDSLQPMIVPAMLEQDTIPGVLGLKPTGLRKRTSSSFTMDSILKQLDSFHSTLLQHGNDPELIRQVLKQQFYVICATTLNSLLLRKDMCSWSKGLQIRYNVSQLEEWLKEKGMQGGGVQETLEPLIQASQLLQIKKKSQEDAEAIATTCTALTATQIEKILNLYTPVNEFEERVSASFMKSVKALLKDRQESHQLLMDSKLLFPFSFPYNPSTVALESLQLPLSLNLGFLTRV; encoded by the exons ATGGAAGCGCCGACCCTTTACACAAAG TATGCCCGAGTTTGGATCCCAGACTCTCAGGAGGTTTGGAGATCTGCAAAGCTTACCAAAGATTACCGACCAGAAGGTGCTGCATTACAGCTACAGCTCGAGGATGGCACG GAGCTGGAATACAAATTAGACCCCAGAAGCAACAATCTGCCACCCCTACGTAATCCAGACGTCCTTGTGGGTGAAAACGACCTCACAGCTTTGAGCTACCTACATGAACCGGCCGTGCTGCACAACCTGCGCGTCAGATTCATTGACTCGAAGCTTATCTACACTTACTGCG GAATCATCCTGGTGGCTATCAATCCTTATGAGACCCTGCCAATCTATGGTGAAGGCATCATCAATGCATATAGTGGCCAGAACATGGGAGACATGGATCCACACATTTATGCAGTTGCTGAGGAAGCATACAAACAAATGACTCG AGATGAGAGGAATCAGTCAATCATAGTGAGCGGGGAGTCTGGAGCAGGGAAGACTGTATCTGCCAAATATGTCATGCGATACTTTGCCACAGTCAGCGGCTTGTCCACAGAGACCAGCGTGGAGGATAAAGTGCTAGCGTCCAGCCCTATAATGGAG GCGATTGGAAATGCAAAGACAACCAGGAATGACAACAGCAGTCGCTTTGGGAAATACATCGAGATTGGATTTGATAAGAATTACCACATCACTGGGGCTAACATGAGGACGTACCTGCTGGAGAAGTCCCGGGTCGTATTTCAG ACAACTAAAGAGCGCAACTATCACATCTTCTACCAGCTGTGTGCCTCTGCGCATTTACCTGAATTAGAAGCTCTGCACTTGG gcaGCGCAGCTGAGTTCCACTGCACCAATCAAGGGCAAAGCTTTGTCATAGACGGGGTAAATGATATTCAGGAAATGCAAGTCACACGGAGGGCTTTCTCACGTCTAG gTATTGGTGAAGATCAACAGTTGGATTTGTTCCAAATCCTGGCTGCCATTCTTCATCTGGGCAATGTAGAGGTGACTGGGAAAGGCTCAGGAAATTGCAGCATCTCA GCTGAAGACAGACACCTGGTTATATTCTGTGATCTCTTGATGGTGTCTCCTGAGGCCATGGCCCGTTGGCTGTGTCATAAAAAATTGAAAACTGCTACAGAAACCTTCAATAAGCCTCTGGCCAAAACGGAGGCAGTGGACGGTCGTGATGCCTTAGCTAAGCACATCTATGCCAGGCTTTTTACGTGGATAGTTAGTCAGATCAATAAAGCTCTGTACTCATCCATCAAGCAGCACTCATTCATTGGGGTGCTGGACATCTATGG GTTTGAAACGTTtgaaaaaaacagctttgagcaattttgtattaattatgcGAATGAAAAACTGCAACAACAGTTTAACATG CACGTGTTCAAACTGGAGCAAGAGGAATACTTAAAAGAAGACATTCCATGGACTCTAATTGATTTCTATGACAACAAGCCATGCATTAACCTGATTGAGGCAAAGTTGGGAGTGTTGGGTTTGCTTGACGAGGAGTGCATG ATGCCAAAGGGATCAGATGACTCATGGGCACAAAAGCTTTATAACACCCACCTAAAGAAGAGTGTTCACTTTGACAAACCACGCATGTCCAACAAGGCCTTCATCATCCATCATTTTGCAGACAGG GTGGAGTATCAGTGCGAGGGATTTTTGgagaaaaacaaagacacagtgAATGAGGAACAGATAAATGTCCTGAAATCAAGTAAG tttCCTTTGCTCCTGGAGCTCTTTcacgaagaagaaaaaactcCAAGCAAAGTAGCTGAACTATTTCGAACAAAGATGGTACAAGTCGGCCAGTCGTTCAGAGAGCACAAGAAATCTGTTGGACTGCAG TTTCGAAATTCTTTGCAGTTGCTCATGGACACTTTGAATGGCACAGCTCCTCACTATGTGCGCTGCATAAAGCCCAACGACCAGAAAACTCCCTTTGT AATGGACCAGATTAGAGCAGTGCAGCAGTTGAGGGCGTGTGGCGTACTGGAGACTATCCGTATCTCTGCAGCAGGATTTCCATCCAG GTGGACTTATCAGGAGTTTTTCAACCGGTACCGAGTTCTGATGAAGCGGAAGGAGGTGCTATCAGACATGAAATTAACCTGCCAGAATGTCCTAGCTCAGCTGATACAG AACCCAAATAAGTACCAGTTTGGGAAAACTAAGATCTTCTTCCGGGCAGGGCAGGTGGCATATTTAGAGAAGCTGCGGGCAGAGAAACTCCGTGTGGCCTGCGTGCAGATCCAGAAGACCATCCGCTGTTGGCTTGCCcgcaagaaatatctgcgtctGCGCAGAGCTGCAGTCACTGTTCAGAGATACACCCGCGGACACCAGGCTCGGGC CTTGTATAAGTTCCTGAGAAGGACCAAGGCAGCTGTGGTCATTCAGAAGTACCAGCGAAGATATGCAGCCAGGAGGCTTTATAGGCAGAGACAAGCAGCAGCAGTGCTCCTTCAACGCCTGCTCCGTGGGCACGAAGCCAGACTGCGATACAGACAG CTCCGGTATGAGCAGAAGGTGGTGGTGGTGCAGCGCTGGGTGCGTGGATGGCTAGCACGACTGCACTACAGACGCACGGTACAGGCTGTGGTGTATCTGCAGTGCTGTGTGCGCAGGAAGCTGGCTCGACGAGAGCTCAAGAGGCTCAAGATTGAGGCACGTTCAGTCGAACACTTTAAGCAGCTCAGTGTAGGCATGGAGAAAAAGATAATGCAGCTACAGAGGAAAGTGGACGAGCAG CATAAAGAGAACAAGCAGCTGTCAGAGCGCTTATGCGCAGTGAAGAGCTGGAGTTTGGCAGAAATCGATAAATTACACACCCAGCTAGAAAGCCTGCACAGTGTGGAGGAAGAAGCCCGGCGTTTTAGTGGCCAGGTGTCTGCTCTGGAAAAGGAGCTGGGATTGACACGGCATGAACTGGAAAGGAACAGAAAG ATGCTGGCTGAGCTAAAAGAGACCAACTGTCTGCTGAAGTCTGAGAAAGATGAGCTAAACAGATTGATCCAGGAACAAAGCCAAAAGATTACTG ATCAGCTTCAGGAGACCTATAAGGAACACACTGAGCATTTGCAGATGGCACTTAATGAAGAGCGTACACGCTACCAGAACCTTCTGACTGAACACATCAAACTCGAGGCTCAGTACACTGATCTGAAATCAGAGCAAGAGGCTGAAACT TATGCCAACAAATTAGGTTACTTAAGGAACGACTCTGCTTTCAGCAGCAATGAATCAGAATACACTCATTGTTCAGAGTCAGAGGTCAGCATACAGGCTCAAGAG GAGGAGGTAAAGGGAAGTGTGGATGCTGCTCTCCTGCTGAAGCTGCAGAAGCGAGTGGCTGAGCTGGACCAAGAGAAGACAAATCTGCAGAGAGAGTGGGATTGCAGAGAGAAGCAGCTCCTCCAGGAAAACGCCAAG CACCTGGAGGAGTGTCGGAGAGCTTTAGGAGCTGAGAGAGACTATGAGGCCCAGAAG CGACAGGACCTGGAGGCAGTAAATAATAAGCTGAAGAAGGATCTGAATGAGCTGCATGTGTCTGTTACTGCGGGGAAGGGTTCGGGGTTGGCCCCTGCCTATAACCTGCTTCTGGAGCAGCTGAGCTCCACTTCTGAGGAGTTGGAAATGCGTAAAGAGGAAGTGCTTATACTGCGCACTCAGCTGGTCAACCTAGAAGACTTTAAGTACAAG GACTCCGCAGTAGAAAGTAACTCAAGCAATCCCAGCAG ATCCCCCACTCTAGATCTACATGAGCTGAATGAGGATGGAGAGCTATGGATGGCATACGAAGGACTGAAGGAAACTAACAG GGTGCTGGAGTCTCAGCTGCAAGCTGAAAGACTAAGTCATACAGAGGAGCTGGAGGCCCTGAGAACAGAGTTGCAGCTCCTGAAAGAGGAGCGTGATCGGCATCATCTTCACTCCGATTCAGTAAAACCGCCTCAGGATGTTGGTATAAACTCAGCTCTCCAGAACGAGATCACTCGTCTCACACGCCATAATCTG GAACTAATGGAACAAATGGACAATCAGGACAAAACCACTCGCAAACTGAAGAAACAGCTAAAGATGTATATGAGGAAGCTTGAGGAATCAGACA GTACCTCTTTGGATCAGCCTTCTACAGAAACTAGAGTGGGTGAAACTCTGCCAGAGGTGAACATCCTGCGCAAAGAACGGCACTTTCAGGGTATGCTGAAGTACAGGAAGGAGGATGAGACCAAGCTTTTTAGGACCCTAATCACAg ATCTAAAGCCCAGAGGGGTTGCAGTAAGCATGCTTCCAGGCATCCCAGCTTATATTCTCTTCATGTGCCTCCGCCACGCTGACTACACAAACAATGACCAGAGAGTCCGCACACTGCTCACCAACTCAATCAGCAGCATCAAGAGTGTGCTGAAG AAAAGAAGCTCTGATTTTGAGATGGTGTCATTTTGGATGGCGAACACCTGCCGCTTCGTGCACTGCCTAAAACAGTATAGTGGAGAAGAG GTCTACACAAAACACAACTCTGCCCAGCAGAATGAACAATGTTTGCTGAACTTTGACCTTACTGACTACAGGCAGGTTCTGAGTGAACTGGTTATGCAGATTTACAAGCAGCTCTTCAAATGCATGGACGACAGCCTCCAGCCTATGATCG TGCCAGCCATGTTGGAGCAGGACACCATCCCTGGTGTGTTGGGGCTCAAGCCAACAGGGTTAAGAAAGCGTACCTCTAGCTCTTTCACAATGGACTCCATTTTGAAACAGCTTGATTCATTCCACTCCACTCTGCTCCAGCACGGCAACGACCCCGAACTCATCAGACAAGTGCTTAAACAACAGTTTTACGTCATCTGCGCCACTACACTCAACAGCCTTCTCCTGCGCAAGGACATGTGCTCGTGGAGCAAAGGGCTTCAGATCAG ATATAATGTGAGTCAGCTGGAGGAGTGGTTGAAGGAAAAGGGAATGCAGGGTGGCGGCGTGCAGGAAACTCTGGAGCCTTTGATCCAGGCCTCTCAGCTGCTGCAGATCAAGAAAAAGAGTCAGGAAGATGCAGAGGCCATCGCCACAACATGCACAGCTCTCACTGCCACACAG ATTGAGAAGATCCTCAACCTGTACACACCAGTAAATGAGTTCGAGGAAAGAGTGTCTGCATCATTCATGAAATCAGTAAAG GCATTGTTAAAGGACCGTCAGGAGTCTCATCAGTTGCTCATGGACAGTAAACTTCTATTTCCCTTCAGTTTTCCCTATAATCCATCTACTGTTGCCCTAGAGAGCCTTCAGCTCCCCCTAAGCCTCAACCTCGGCTTCCTCACAAGGGTTTAA